In Rosa chinensis cultivar Old Blush chromosome 1, RchiOBHm-V2, whole genome shotgun sequence, a genomic segment contains:
- the LOC112202408 gene encoding uncharacterized protein LOC112202408 translates to MLAIRKNYEFKVNKSASDRFEVRCVDPNCKWRLRAIKLQDLAYFEVRKFHNEHSCSLDIIHRDHRQASSSLIGQFVKSKFEGGTSRIYRPRDIIDDAHVQLGVNMGYNKAWRAREAALEIARGSPEESFAILPTYCAMLERKNQGTITHIETDEHNHFLYFFMAIGASIRGFRDSMRPVIAIDGTFLKGKYFGTMFVAACQDGENQIYPLAFGVVDSENDASWSWFLTKLRGAIGVVENLVFISDRHGSIAKAVDNVFPVAHHGACIFHIANNLQSKFGKKMKILKLYYTAAKKYQVSEFNTLMDDIRKIKDGEVCKYLEDIGCHKWARAHFMGYRYNMMTSNIAESMNSKLKDARKLPITALVDHLREVLQQWFVERRDAASSLNTHLTKWAEDKVRKNNNSGSHMRVSPIDLYAFQIHDQRQTFTVDLNNMTCTCREFDLDRLPCAHATVACRTKGISVYSMCSQFYIANALMLVYAEPIWPVGNKSEWDVPEDVQNKIVLPPIRQVVPGRRKTVRIPSIGEDAIRKKCTRCGGGGHNRATCQNPIPLV, encoded by the exons ATGCTCGCAATAAGAAAGAATTACGAGTTTAAAGTGAACAAATCTGCTAGTGATCGGTTTGAAGTTAGGTGTGTGGATCCTAATTGTAAGTGGCGACTCCGTGCAATAAAGCTACAAGACTTGGCCTATTTTGAAGTAAGAAAGTTTCATAATGAACATTCTTGTTCGTTGGATATTATTCATCGTGATCATCGACAAGCAAGCAGCTCCCTAATTGGTCAATTTGTCAAGTCAAAGTTTGAGGGAGGAACCTCGCGTATATACAGACCTAGAGATATCATTGATGATGCACATGTCCAACTTGGAGTTAATATGGGCTATAATAAAGCTTGGAGGGCAAGAGAAGCAGCACTAGAAATTGCAAGGGGATCACCAGAGGAATCATTTGCTATACTCCCAACATATTGTGCTATGTTAGAGCGCAAAAATCAAGGTACAATAACACACATAGAAACTGATGAACATAATCACTTTCTATACTTTTTCATGGCAATTGGAGCCTCAATTAGAGGATTTCGTGATTCTATGAGGCCCGTGATCGCTATAGATGGTACATTTTTGAAAGGAAAGTACTTTGGAACCATGTTTGTGGCTGCATGCCAAGATGGAGAGAATCAAATATATCCTTTGGCATTTGGGGTGGTAGACTCGGAAAATGATGCCTCATGGTCATGGTTTTTGACAAAATTGAGAGGGGCCATTGGAGTTGTAGAGAACTTGGTTTTTATATCTGATCGACATGGAAGCATTGCCAAAGCTGTGGATAATGTTTTTCCTGTAGCACATCATGGAGCCTGCATCTTTCACATAGCTAACAACCTGCAATCAAAGTTTGGCAAAAAAATGAAGATCCTTAAGTTATATTACACAGCAGCAAAGAAGTACCAAGTATCCGAGTTCAATACATTGATGGATGACattcgaaaaataaaagatggaGAAGTCTGTAAATATCTTGAAGACATTGGGTGTCATAAGTGGGCACGAGCTCATTTTATGGGATACAGATACAACATGATGACATCCAACATTGCTGAATCTATGAACTCAAAGCTTAAAGATGCTAGAAAATTACCAATTACTGCTTTAGTGGATCACCTAAGAGAGGTGCTTCAACAATGGTTTGTTGAACGACGTGATGCAGCAAGCTCCCTTAATACACACTTAACCAAATGGGCAGAAGACAAAGTGCGCAAAAACAACAATAGTGGTTCGCATATGCGG GTGTCTCCAATTGATCTCTATGCATTTCAAATACATGATCAAAGACAAACATTTACGGTGGACTTAAATAATATGACTTGTACATGTCGAGAGTTTGATCTTGATCGACTTCCTTGTGCCCATGCAACTGTTGCCTGTAGAACTAAAGGAATATCAGTGTATAGCATGTGCTCCCAATTTTACATAGCCAATGCACTTATGTTAGTGTATGCGGAGCCTATTTGGCCAGTTGGGAATAAAAGTGAGTGGGATGTGCCTGAAGACGTGCAGAACAAAATTGTCTTACCACCAATAAGACAAGTAGTACCTGGAAGACGTAAGACGGTACGAATTCCATCTATAGGAGAAGATGCAATTAGAAAAAAGTGTACAAGATGTGGTGGAGGAGGTCATAACCGTGCAACTTGCCAAAATCCAATTCCACTTGTTTGA
- the LOC112182410 gene encoding probable carboxylesterase 15 — MVQEKKVIDEVSGWLRLFDDGSVDRTWTGPPEVKFMTEPVPPHVEFIDGVATKDMVIDETSGLRVRIYLSERKPEDYESLPIFLHFHGGGFCISQADWYMYYHMYTNLTRAVNAICVSVYLRLAPEHRLPAPIDDGFSALLWLRSLARGDSYEPWFNDHADFNRVYLLGDSTGGNIVHEVAARAGKLDLSPAKLSGGILIHPGFVRSSRSRSELEQPQSPMLTLDMVDKFLSFALPVGSTKDHPVTCPMGSGAPPLESLQLPPFLVCVAERDIMVDTEMEYYEAMKKAGKDVELLISTGVSHSFYLNKIAVDMDPQTGVQTAILISRIREFVNN; from the coding sequence ATGGTCCAAGAAAAGAAGGTGATCGATGAGGTTTCCGGTTGGCTTAGGCTCTTTGACGACGGATCAGTCGACCGGACATGGACGGGACCCCCTGAGGTCAAGTTCATGACAGAGCCAGTCCCACCGCATGTTGAGTTCATCGACGGAGTTGCGACAAAAGACATGGTCATCGATGAAACGTCCGGCCTTCGAGTTCGAATTTACTTATCTGAGAGAAAGCCGGAGGATTATGAGAGTCTGCCCATATTTCTCCACTTCCATGGAGGCGGCTTTTGCATTAGCCAAGCAGATTGGTACATGTACTACCACATGTACACAAACCTCACACGTGCAGTCAACGCTATATGCGTCTCCGTCTATCTACGCCTCGCACCGGAGCACCGTCTCCCGGCTCCGATCGACGATGGCTTCTCTGCTCTCCTCTGGCTCCGGTCCCTGGCTCGAGGTGATTCATATGAACCATGGTTCAACGACCATGCTGACTTTAACCGTGTTTACCTCCTGGGGGATAGCACAGGAGGAAACATAGTCCATGAAGTGGCTGCAAGAGCAGGGAAGCTGGATTTGAGTCCGGCGAAATTATCCGGGGGGATTCTTATCCACCCTGGTTTTGTCCGGTCATCGAGGAGCAGGTCAGAGCTGGAACAGCCGCAGTCACCTATGCTTACTCTAGACATGGTGGACAAGTTCCTGAGCTTTGCACTGCCGGTGGGGTCCACCAAGGACCATCCGGTTACGTGTCCGATGGGTTCCGGCGCACCACCGTTGGAAAGTCTGCAGCTGCCGCCGTTCCTTGTGTGCGTGGCAGAGAGAGACATCATGGTAGACACTGAGATGGAATACTATGAGGCCATGAAGAAGGCTGGTAAGGATGTGGAGCTCCTGATTAGCACTGGGGTGAGTCACAGTTTTTATCTTAACAAGATTGCTGTGGACATGGATCCGCAAACGGGAGTACAAACTGCAATCCTAATTTCAAGAATCAGAGAGTTCGTCAACAATTAA
- the LOC112182713 gene encoding putative RING-H2 finger protein ATL69 yields MFTADPPISATGVGVGYGIAIAVSILVLISAIMLASYACVKVKAHGGFYNDDYDESNSHRRSPTTTGIYSAEPMTVVLGLDGPTIDSYPKIVLGESRRLPKPNDGVCSICLSEYQAKDPVRCIPDCHHCFHVECVDEWLRMSATCPVCRNSPAPSPGPSPLSDLVPLALHYST; encoded by the coding sequence ATGTTCACGGCTGACCCTCCCATCTCTGCCACCGGCGTCGGCGTCGGCTACGGCATTGCCATCGCCGTCAGCATCCTCGTACTCATCTCCGCCATCATGCTCGCCTCTTACGCCTGCGTCAAAGTCAAAGCCCATGGCGGTTTTTACAACGACGACTACGACGAGTCCAACTCCCACCGCCGCTCCCCCACCACCACAGGCATCTATTCAGCCGAGCCAATGACGGTCGTGCTGGGCCTCGATGGGCCTACCATAGACTCTTACCCGAAGATAGTTCTCGGGGAAAGCCGGCGGCTGCCTAAGCCGAACGACGGCGTTTGCTCCATCTGCTTGTCGGAGTACCAGGCCAAGGATCCCGTACGGTGCATCCCGGATTGCCATCACTGTTTCCACGTTGAATGCGTAGACGAATGGCTGCGCATGAGTGCCACGTGTCCCGTCTGTAGAAACTCTCCGGCTCCGTCGCCGGGCCCGAGTCCTCTGTCCGATTTGGTACCCCTGGCACTCCATTATTCTACGTGA